AAATAAAAATGTCAAATGTTTGACCTTGACAAAGTCACACTTCAGACAAAAAGTATCTAAAGTTTGTTatctttgcaaaaaaaaaaaaaaaatcgaatacAGCATAAATGGCGACCTCAAATCATATATTTTTGCACTTCGCCCTCTATGATATGCAAGCACAAGTACTACGCATCAATACCAAGCTAGCTACAACATATAAATTCCCATTATCAATGCTGATGTTCTTGGGGTGGAAGTTTTCAGGCAAACAATAGCAGGGAATATTCTTGTTGGCAGCTATTGTGCTTTCTCAAACAATGGAGGCTTGGTACATCCTCACACATCCATTGAAGACTTGAATGAGCTTTCAACTCTTCTTCAGGTTCCTCTGGTTGCAGGAACCGTGAACCGCGGTAGTGAAGTAACTGCTGCTGGATTGACTGGATAGCATTTACCGGCTCAGACACTACCGCAACTTAGTTGTCTGTCATTGAAAGCGTTTTCAAGCTAAGGGAGGCTCAACCAACTGCTATTGTTGATGAGATGAGGAAATCATTGATCGACAGTTACGTTTGAGTTGTAATTTAAATTGCTTGTACTACCAAATTCTGTGAAAGTTTGAGCTGCTGCTTTAATTTTGTGTTTCCTGTGTTAAAAGGTCTCACTTGATAATGCACAGATTTATGGTTAATCTTAATTGAGTTTTCTGTTTTTTCAAGTGTATCATGTAGTACGTTATCCAATCAGGGATTGTTTCGAGTATCAGAAAATTTGATCTccatataaaaattaaaaaaaatacctcTCTATTTAGACTCGTGTCGATCCAATGAATTTTAAGCTTCTCTTGTATCTTTTACTGGCATATTAATAAAGATTAAACGAACTCTAGCAAATAGTGAAGGAGAGATCCCATCAATCATCTTTAAGAAGATTTTAGATATGCATCAGTTGCAAATGGATAAATAGGTaaaaaggaacaaataatgtgACAAATTACCTTAATCATTTGTCCCCCTTTCTTCCCTTTTATTTATGAGACCTTTCTCATTTCAACCCCTTTATCAACTCTACTGCCAGGAAGGGAAATAAGGCAAAGTGAAAATACCACTAGAATAAAGAAGAAGATTGATATACAGCACAAATATACCACTAGTCTCGGTCCATGAACATTAATTTCGACTCAATAGCTTCTAATTGAGAAATAAGTTTGATCAGAACATTAGTACATGGCATTTCTTTCTAGACTTGGGAGATGATGTTGGAGCAATCAGCACCCTCACATGGGCATTTCCTTTAACTTCaaagaatgaaaatgaatgacTTAATGCCAAAAaaggtattaaaaaaaaaaaacacaacacTTAAGATTCTAAGTTAGCCAACCGAGACACCTTTTCTATTTCTTTCATAATCAGttccttttcttcttcaaattgTTCGTCTTCACCACCTGTATCACAGAATAATTCAGAGAACTGAAAAATATACTGGTGCTAAACCTCGAGATCAATTGTACCCTGATGAAGATTTtcttaatatatatttatatgtataccTTTTCCAAGGTTGTTTAGCAATGCCAATAACCTTTCATGGTTCTTTGCCAATATAAGCTTTATTTCTCGAGGCTTGTTTGGATTTGCAACAAACACCTGCAAGAGAATTGTATAGGCATGAGGACTGCATAGACCTTAATCTGTATGCGCGAATAGGACATAACGGGAAGCCAGGTTTGTTAAGCTCTTGTTATACGCGACGTACAAAGAAGGCCCGGACCAGACATATGGATGCATAATTACTGAAAGGAGAAAGACAGAGATCATAAACACTTCggatatcttatcatagcatgatATATTAATGGATTCAAACTCAATGAGGATCGACACTGCCACAAAATCCTCGAGAATTTGCAACCTCCAGATTGGGTCATTCTGAAACTTGTGTCCAAAATagcaaattcttgaatttgactGTCTTTCGTTGCTCTTGACATTTTATTGAGCCAAGTAAAAAAGATCATATTTGCAGCACTCTTCTAAACATGATGGAAGTATTGATGAGTCTGCTTACATAACATGTAAGAGCCAATAGGATTTCTACATAGTAGGTGTACCGTAATCATGACAAAAAGAAATACTATGCAAACATCTGAGGGGAAAGAGACTTTAGGGTTCGAGATTATGAGAGTAATGCAACTATTAATCATCCGATAGTATTTGGAGATCTACAAAACTATAAGCTAAGTAATCCGCTTAGCTCCTCGGCTACAAGTGGTGCATGCTCCATGAGATATTACTATGCAGATTTTCTGTTGCTTCTTCATGCAGAAAAAAGTTTCAGATTTTCAAGTTGGGATTTCCCACAGTTCCCAGCAAGTTAGCAAAATGATACCTTCCTCCCCTCCCCCTCTTATCAGAAAGTAGGATATCTAAATGTAAGACAATATCACCTTGAAAATGTGGAAAGCAGAGATTTGGATGTTTTTGCTTGAGTCCTGCAGATGCAGAAAAGTAAAGTATCATTTTTTATATTGAacgaagaaagagaaaaaaaccTATAAATCTCCAGCAGCATGAGGAAGTCCTAAGATACAATCTGAGATCAATCTTAACTTTCCAAAAAAATCATATTGTCATCTCTTTCAGATACATACAGAAGTGAGAATGAATTATGGATAAAGCCCTTTTGAATGTCTTTCTATACCAAATGGGAGCTAATGCATAACTTAACACCATCCTATACGTGTAAACCGATATTGTGGATCATAAACTTAATACCACTTATGTGTGAGAATGGACGTCTCAAAGGTTGCTATGACCCATGTGAAGAATTCAAAACCTTAAGAGGCAAGGTGGAGGTACGGACCTTTACAAACCCCCTTAAAAGCTCTTTTATACCCGATGTCACACACTATGTAACGCAACAGTTTCTACACTCATTTACCAGTTATCCTTACTAATTGATCTTTATTATGAGAGAGCAAGTGAGGAATACCTTTAGTAGATTCATCATGACTTTCAAATGGCCGACCTCTGCTATATAACGCTTCATAATATGGGAATTTGGAGGCTCCAGTAGAAATTCTGAGAGAAGCTAAACTTCATGAAACATTTTATCAGCAGCGGAAGAGACGTAGAAACAGTGAAAAGAAACAAAGAATATTGACAAGGGAATTAACCTTCAGAGATTGCCTTCTTGTCACGTAATTAGGAGAAGTCAAGAGTATTTCATATTGCTCGAAGAACTGGAAGTAACAGTCAATAGATCTTAAGAAAAAACTAGATGTAAGACTGATCAGTGGATAAATAATGGTGATGGTTAAGATGTAAAACCTCACTGTAGTTATTAGTCAGGTATTGAGACACAGCAGATTCATGTTTGGTGAGTAAATCCTGCAGAAATCCAAGATATGTTAAAAGCAGCATTCGCACAGAACTGTGCATAGCAAGCACAATCTTGAACTTGAAAACAGTATGACCTTAAAGGTAGAAAATGCATCAGAAGCAACATCGAAGTTCGGTAATTCCACAAACTTGAAGAACAATTCAAAGCTGGGAGACTCCAAGATGTATCTAAAAGAAGGTACATAAGAATCATAAGACAAAAACAATGGGGGGAAGAGTGGGGTGTAAAATACCAAATTCTTCAAGAGGTACCTAAAAAGTGAATCCATTCCAAGAAATAAGGTAAAAATGAAAGATCTTGGCTAAATAATGGCAAAAACGAAAGAAGTTTCAAAAATCTGAAGAATCTGATAGTGACGAAGAAGCCTTCACAACAATCAGGGTTAGGAAAGTGTGAATATCTTACTTTGCAAGGCTTGGCAATTTTATGCATTCCCTAAGCATACTTccgcaatgcaatgcaatttcCTTGTTATCATAGCTGCTCGTGAAATCAGAATGTTTTAGTAGCATGAGGGTTAATACTATTCAATGACAATATTTCACAATAAACTGTATGTCTGTAACTAATGTTCAAGTTAAAAATTAGAAGGATATTGAGAGTGCCCTTACAAATAAAAAGTTAAAAGGTTACTGAGAGTGGAACAGAGGGATAGAGAGGCTGGGGAGAGTTCTTTTTCCAAGAACAGATCATAGGGTGTTCACGTGTAAGCCAATACAGAACTTCTGGCACTGGAAGAATGTTATCCAAATCTAACTTGCCTGGATTCTACATATACCAGTTGTTCAGGAAAAAATTTAGTTTATATTTGGTCATTATAGTTTTAGCTCTTAAGTTTACTTCCTTACCTTTCAATAGAATCTAGGGGGGAATACCCATAGGCCATAACCCAACTCTTAAAGGATAAGGGTTGACAAGTCTTTTTAATGAATCCTATTTCCTTTGAACTTTCATCTTCTTTCAAGACCTTCTAGTACCATCGtattttatcttcttttttttacaGGTGTTTCATCTGAATtgataattttctttttctttacacACTCTCCTTAGTTTAATTGCTAAGAAAGCTAAAGATACCACCAGAGCGAACACATCACAGAGAAATTTTGTAAAACAACAAGGAAAACCGAAACAAAAGGAAGGAGTAGAAATGTTATCGCTAGAGGAAAAGAACCTCTAATATCATATGCGATTGTCAAAACAGGATAGATATGGTAAGGTCTAGTTACAAAGGATATATCATATATGACAAATTAAACTTCTAAATTTCAAATACTAAATGGCCATAAAAATGAGATGTAACAAACTAATTCAAAGGAAATGAACAAAGTAACATTTAAATGGAATAACCTCTTTATCTCActcaaagaaaaataaaatgtTACGTATCTCGTATGCTAATTCAGAAGTACGActgtggaaaaaaaaattaagagagaaGTCTTTACTCTAAGAATATTTATAGTGCGTGGAGCCAGTGAAGCATTATATGTTTGAAATGACTTCCCCCATCAGCATATGGAAAGATTATTACTTCCCCTAATCCTATATAAGCACATAATTCAATCAGTCAGGATGGACTAACAATACTATCACTCCATTAAAGGAAGTAGTGGTGCTAAGTTTTTAAACTTCATTTATGACAAATTAAACTTCTAAATTTCAAATACTAAATGGCCATAAAAATGAGATGTAACAAACTAATTCAAAGGAAATGAACAAAGAGATATTTAAATGGAATAACATCTTTATCCCACTCAAAGAAAATGTTACGTATCTCGTATGCTAATTCAGAAGTAGgactgaaaaaaaaattaagagagaaGTCTTTACTCTAAGAATATTTATAGTGCGTGGAGCCGGTGAAGCATTACATGCTTGAAATGACTTACCCCATCAGCATATGGAAAGATTATTAGTTCCCCTAATCCTATATAAGCACATAATTCAATCAGGTAGGATGGACTAACAATACTATCACTCCGTTAAAGGAAATAGTGGTGCTAAGTTTTTAAAGGTCCCCAGCACTTTCAACACCAGCCAGCCAGCGGGTTACCAAAATGGGAACACATTCTACAAAGTCACCTTTACAACTAGAGCCTAGAGGAATTGTTCTAAAAATAATTTCAATTATCTTCAAATGATGGCGGTTCCACCCTATTCAGATGTGCATGCACAAAAAATTAGACTTGCTTACCAAACAACTAGGAAGTCCAGCAATTCCAAATGTTTTTCCATGTATTGCACGCAACAAAATGTGGAGTCAACTTTTTGCTTCAACATAATTGACCAACAATGGACCAAATTTTTTCTAGCCTAAGCAAAAGACACAATAATTAGTCATAGAGTCTCAAACTGCATACACTGCATAAAGTCTGATTCTAGATTAAAATCAGATAAGATAGAAAAACGTACTTCCCATCCCAATATAGGTAATTTGTGAATGAAGAGCGCAATAATATCTTCATTACAAACTTCAAGTGTTAGTTGTGAAACTTGATCTGGGTTAGGCTCAACTTCTCCATCTCCAGCGAGCATAACTTTCATTGCCACTATATTTTTCTCAACTTCTTCCATAGCCTGTATTAAAGGGATATTTGAAAAAGTGTTATCATTCTTTGGAGCAGATTCTAACGAACAAAGGAACAAGCAAGCAAGAATAGATTTTTTTCAAATTAGAAAGCACAGTTACTGTACTTGCTCTCTTAGCCAACttattcaaaaaagaaaaattactCCCTTTGTCCaaatttttgttattaattatattttatgaTGAAAGATAATGTTTAGCAGTGCAGTTAACTTTACTAAACACTTGTCTAGTAATCTACATTAAATCTGTTTTATTGTATTAGTTCTTTCCGCAAGACGACAACCTTGTTCCTTTCGGTTACTTCCTCCACTCCCTTTTTTTCCATATCACAGTTTCCAACTATCCAAATCATTCCTTTCACTACGCTGAGCCTCGCTTCAACAAGTGGAAAGCATTTGACTAAGTTTCTGTAACAGAAATTCTTATAATCCAACAGATACCAGTTACCAAAAACATTTCCTTCTTAGCACCCAATATCAGCATAGAGAATACAAATACACAACAAAATAAGCAATTTCAGTTGAGGCCCGAAATCATCGATCAATTGTAATGCTCATCTCCTTCTAAAAAGCTAGAAATTTGAACCAGTATTAACTAGTTCTCCACTCAAACCACTTCTACTTATTGAGAAATGAATTTAAGATTCAACCATGAAACCCATAGGCTCAtttccattttctttttctttgtcttGATTCTTAAGCTGGTTACTGGTGTTTAGATACTGCTGCTCAATGTTAACAATCAAGTCCATAccctttgttttgtttttcctttttttgaaTAATTCAATTATTTTGCAGCAACATACTGCTGAGTATAGTAAAGCTTGAATCTTTTCCCCAAAAACTGCAAAGAAATGAACAAGAATCTACTAACCCACAACCAGAAAATACAGGTAAACAAGAATGAGCCAACAAAAATACAGTGGGTAGCTTTTCTTGGAAAAAGGCAAagaaatgaaaaaacaaaaacaaacccAGAAAAACCAACTCCCTAAACAATATGCCAAATCAGAACATAGAGGTAAACAATCAAGAAGAATAAAGAAAGAACCTTTTCGAGAGCTTTAACTTCAGCAACAGTAATGGAATCAAGGGCATTAAAACTGTCTTTGACAGCTTTAGCGAGTTCTGATGGAGTTTTAGGCCTTGAAGCCttgaagaaagagaaagacaTTGTTAAACTATTTCGATcaaacaacaacaccaccaccacTTTGGATTTGATGACCAAAACCTCTCTCTTTTTGTCTCTCTGTGTTTTTCAATACCTACACAGGGAAAATGATGGCATTTTCGCATTCAATTTTAATCATTATTCCATGGAAAGTAAAAATCAAATTTCACAAATTAGTTCTGTATTCATTATAAAGTATTACTTACTTAGTTTATGGAGTGATTAATAATGAAAAATATTGTTATGCACTGATTAATAGTAGAGATATTATTATGTAGTCATTTATAACGAGGGTACAATAACAACATACGCGTGGTGTAATCTCATAAGTAAGATCTGAAAATGACAGATTGTGCGCACACCTTAACTTATTTTGACAATATTTTAGTTTAAATAGTTTAATTCTCGAATTGttaatacatatatatttttattttacatGTCAGTttgcataaaataatatttaaatCTTCGCATAacttaataaaaaaattatttaatgctAACAAAATATTGTATTAATTATTTGGCGATTCTTTTTATGATCAATCAAATACTATATTAtgttatttaaaattttatgctAAAATTGATTGTCTCCAACTCTCCATTCCTTAACCAAATCGCTACTCAATTTTTTTGACTAGACTAAGCTACTTAAATTGTCTCTAAttgaagaatattttttttttcatagtttGAAATTTTCAGTATACGTTTCATTTGTGGAATTTGAAAATTAGGGGTGCGCATTATTCTTATTAACCGAAAAATCAAAGCAAactgaaattttatttttatttcttggaTTTTAGTTTGGTTTGGGATGGAAGATTTAGAAATTTTGGTTTCTTGGTTTAATTTtggattttaaaataaaaattgaagGGAAATAATATTTTTAGTCCCTGAGTTATTGTTATATTCTGCTTTTAGTCTTTTGTTATCTAACTTACCACTCCTAACCATCAATTAAATATCTAAATGATTTTAATCTTTTAACTACTAGGATTTCAAAATAATTAACGATAGCTTAACTACGCTAAAGGGTACTAATGGTATTTgaattttttgtttttgcttaCTTGTATTTGGCGATTTTTTCTTCATCGATAGAAATAAGTAGGTTTCTCGTTATACTTTACAGACGCGGCAATAAAGTAAGTGTGTCATTCtcttctataatgaataacgctTTATCTCTCTATCTCACCAAAGAACACTAGCTTATATGAGCAAAATTAAACCTACAGGAATGTGTTACACATTCccgatctctctctctctctctctctctctcgagaATGCACTCTTATCTAAGTTAAGTTTGATCAAAATCAACCGGATTTTCAAGCAAATTTCATGAAGGGTACTCGTGATTTTAGATATTTtgctcttttttattttataattctTGATGtgtctttttatgttttttgcAATTTTGAGTTGGGTGTTCCTAGGTATAAATGGGAATAATATAGTATATTATAAATTATTCTTTTCTTTGTCTTATTGCATATTTTGGTCACTTCTAAATTAGCAACCATTTATTATAGACCCAAACAATATGACAAGCAAggtggcaatgccaactcatatgCCATCTTCCCCACACGTCATACAATCTCAAACCGGCCTATGTACCTCGACCTCAACTTGCTCTTCTTTCCAAACCTTATCACACCCTTTCtcggtgagaccttcaacaaaaCCTAATCACCCACCATATACCCCACGTCACGAACCTTTCGCTTTGCGTAGCTCTTTTGTTTGCTTTAAGCTATGAGATTTCTCTCCTAAATCAATTTGACACATTTGTACCTCATGACCTAATCTCAAACGCATCGAATCAACCAACGAGCGAACAACACATCCTACAATACAAGACATCAAATAAATGATATCTGAATGCTAACATGGTAAATGTTTTTATATGAAAACTTCGCCAAAGGCAAGAATGATCCTAATGACATCCAAAATCAATCATagagctctcaacatatcttgaaGCATCTAAATAGTCCGTTTGGACTGGTCATTTATCGAAAGGCAGTGTTGAGCAACCTGCGTTCCTAACTCATTTTGCATCAACCACCAGAAACGAGATGTGAATTGAATGTCCCAATACGAAATAATAGAAATAGAGGGTGGTTTGAAATAATAGAATAGGGATCCCAAGCAATCAAATCATTTCCCGAATGTAAATCTTGGGCAACTTCTCCAAATTGTAATTAGTCTTAATAGGTATGAAATGAGTGGACTCGAACAACTTGTTCATAAATTACCCAAATGACATCAAATATCCCCAAAGTCTGTGGCAAAGTGGCAAACCAACTAAAAAGTCCACGGTGATTTCTCCTACTTCTACCCAAGTGTAGGCATTCTCTGAGTCATACCACCCGATTTTTTATGTTCGTATTTCACTTGTTGAAAATTGAAACAGCGAGACACATACTTAGCTATGTTTCTCTTCATCCGTCACTATCAATAATGTAGTTTCAAATCACGATACATATTTGTAGCCCTTTGGTGAATAAGATACCTTAAATTATCGGCATCTCTATAATCAGTTGTGTTAAACCACACGTCCTAGGAACACAAATGTGATTGTTGATCCACAAAACACCGCCAACATCTAGAGCCATTTCCTTATCCTTTCCACTTTGTCTATGATGATACACAACTTCTCACCTGAAAGTATTATACTTTGATTTGCGTATTAGAAATGACCGTGTCCACACATGCTAGAACCTTAATAGGTATCAAGTCTCACAGAGTTGTTGGCCGGAGACTGAACGTCCATTCAAAGGAAGTTTCCCTACTTGCAATAACGCTAGACTGTTCATACGCACCGTCATCCGACTCAAGGAATCAAATACTAGATTTGCGTTGTCTGGATAATATATGATAATCGTggcataatctttcagcaactccaaccatcttTGCTACCTCGAATTGAGATCCCTTTGAGTGAATATGTATCGAAGGCGAAGATGATTCGTGAATATCTTACAACGCACACCATAGAGATAGTGTGTCCAAATCTTCAATGCAAGTACCACCATATCAACTACAAATCATTagtgggtagttcttctcatgcaccttcaactatCTCGAGGCATAAGCTATTACCTTGCCTTTTGCATCAAATTAAACCCAAGACTAGTCcgcgaagcatcacaatatattgTAAATTCTTCTCCCTCCTAGGATAATGTCAAAATAGGAGCCGTGATTAATAGTCTCGAGCTTTTGAAAACTTGGCTCATACTCATACGACCATCGGAATACCACAagcttctgagtcaacttggtcaatAGGACTGcgatagatgaaaatccctccaCAAATCATTTATAATAATCGACCAGGCCTAAGAAACTCTAGATCTCTGTGGGCAAAAGTTGGTCTAGCATAGCTACCTCAATCTTCTTCAATCCACTGTAAGACCATCCTTGGACACAATGTGTTCCAAGAATGCAGTTGAATTTAGCCAGATGAAAATTTGACataaagcttttttttttcttttcaaaaatgaAGCACAATCCTCAAATGATGTTCATACTCCTCT
The sequence above is a segment of the Lycium barbarum isolate Lr01 chromosome 6, ASM1917538v2, whole genome shotgun sequence genome. Coding sequences within it:
- the LOC132645026 gene encoding uncharacterized protein LOC132645026 isoform X1, which translates into the protein MSFSFFKASRPKTPSELAKAVKDSFNALDSITVAEVKALEKAMEEVEKNIVAMKVMLAGDGEVEPNPDQVSQLTLEVCNEDIIALFIHKLPILGWEARKNLVHCWSIMLKQKVDSTFCCVQYMEKHLELLDFLVVCYDNKEIALHCGSMLRECIKLPSLAKYILESPSFELFFKFVELPNFDVASDAFSTFKDLLTKHESAVSQYLTNNYSEFFEQYEILLTSPNYVTRRQSLKLLSEFLLEPPNSHIMKRYIAEVGHLKVMMNLLKDSSKNIQISAFHIFKVFVANPNKPREIKLILAKNHERLLALLNNLGKGGEDEQFEEEKELIMKEIEKVSRLANLES
- the LOC132645026 gene encoding uncharacterized protein LOC132645026 isoform X2; protein product: MSFSFFKASRPKTPSELAKAVKDSFNALDSITVAEVKALEKAMEEVEKNIVAMKVMLAGDGEVEPNPDQVSQLTLEVCNEDIIALFIHKLPILGWEARKNLVHCWSIMLKQKVDSTFCCVQYMEKHLELLDFLVVCYDNKEIALHCGSMLRECIKLPSLAKYILESPSFELFFKFVELPNFDVASDAFSTFKDLLTKHESAVSQYLTNNYSEFFEQYEILLTSPNYVTRRQSLKLLSEFLLEPPNSHIMKRYIAEVGHLKVMMNLLKVFVANPNKPREIKLILAKNHERLLALLNNLGKGGEDEQFEEEKELIMKEIEKVSRLANLES